The following proteins are encoded in a genomic region of Toxotes jaculatrix isolate fToxJac2 chromosome 3, fToxJac2.pri, whole genome shotgun sequence:
- the si:ch211-86h15.1 gene encoding zinc finger protein 112 → MSKLELLNVFLNDRLTAAGEEIFRAVRDAVVEYQSEILRSKEENERLKRLLSVAVQRLLLQPEPYSVQPREDDQPCESEWRSSVELLPQVKEEPELRNIQTDSHSRSARDSEEGNCSQTLHRSHPPAAETVCSRQHISPPPLTSQEIKAERDREDDSKQQPANSLTASSLSAPSHCRVAQGDSCASTAKSHRTQKTDQQIKSLLRSNGKQNAHILQIKNVRSLKPPLPRSSHPSQSIQRWHSCKECGKGFSFACQLEVHMRWHTKEKPYSCAVCRKSFTTVSMLKRHHRIHTGEKPFHCHVCGKCFNQSAHLNTHFRLHTRERASWSRAPHSK, encoded by the exons ATGAGCAAACTGGAGCTGTTAAACGTGTTTCTGAACGACAGGCTGACCGCGGCCGGCGAAGAGATTTTCCGCGCCGTTAGAGACGCGGTGGTGGAGTATCAGAGTGAAATCCTCCGCTCCAAGGAGGAGAACGAGCGGCTCAAACGGCTCCTCAGTGTGGCTGTCCaaaggctgctgctgcaacCAG agccttacTCTGTCCAGCCCCGAGAAGATGATCAGCCCTGTGAGTCTGAGTGGAGAAGCAGTGTGGAGCTGCTGCCACAGGTCAAAGAAGAACCAGAACTCAGAAACATTCAAACAGATTCACATTCACGTTCAGCAAGAGACTCAGAGGAAGGAAACTGTAGTCAGACACTACACAGGTCACAtcctccagcagctgagacTGTGTGCAGCAGACAACACATCTCCCCACCTCCACTAACATCCCAGGAGAttaaggcagagagagacagagaggacgacagcaaacagcagccagcCAACAGCTTAACAgcgtcctctctgtctgctccttCACACTGTAGAGTGGCTCAGGGTGATTCCTGTGCGAGTACTGCAAAGAGTCAcaggacacagaaaacagaCCAGCAGATCAAAAGCTTACTTCGCTcgaatggaaaacaaaatgcacacatactGCAGATCAAAAACGTCAGATCCCTGAAGCCGCCGCTGCCCCGTTCCTCTCACCCAAGCCAGAGCATCCAGAGGTGGCACAGCTGTAAGGAGTGTGGGAAGGGCTTCAGCTTTGCCTGCCAGCTGGAGGTCCACATGCGCTGGCACACCAAGGAGAAGCCATACAGCTGCGCAGTGTGCCGGAAGAGCTTCACCACAGTCAGCATGCTGAAGAGGCACCATCGCATCCACACTGGAGAGAAACCCTTCCACTGCCATGTCTGCGGGAAATGTTTCAACCAGTCAGCACACCTCAACACCCACTTCAGGCTTCACACCAGAGAGAGGGCCAGCTGGAGCCGAGCACCGCACTCCAAGTGA